A segment of the Diachasmimorpha longicaudata isolate KC_UGA_2023 chromosome 5, iyDiaLong2, whole genome shotgun sequence genome:
tttttcatcgaatatttGAATCCTTTAATCGATCTATTGGATGTTGTGCTGAGCACATTCACATATTATCTGGCCTCACGAATTCTCTTGACTTGAAGTGATACGAGAAATTTTCTATGGAATTTAGTCCCAAAATCACAATTTCCCTGTGATATCAAGTTTAAGAAAAGTCATTTCAACATTTGCCGATTAAACAAGAACAATGATGAGAAATGTACACGCGTGTATACCAATATAGTGATATCTTTATTATCTTATTCATTCTGAACTACAAGGTTTATATTACGATACATCTAaccaacaattttcaattatttaatttatattcatgttgaatttattttattccgtTGTAGGAATATTAATCTTGATGGCGTTCATTTTGCTCCAAAAATGTATTGCTGTTGACATTTCAGAGATATTTTTAGCAATACTATATCATCCCGATATTGAATGTGGTGACAAAtcagaaaagaagaaaaaattaagcaacttgtagaaaaattttatttgcttagaatatgaaaaaataacaacaaaagCCAAATTGTGAATCTTTAACTTATTTCTTTCTTTACAAATGACATTTTTGTTCAGACAAAATAGTCTCAACATATATGCGGGTAGatatgaaataaattgatcaaaaaatattttgtattatCACTTACTTTATTCTATTAGAGAAGtttgtttatcatttttattttcaggagCATATTTTTAATACTACCGGCTAATTCCTTTATCATTATCACATTAGCCTTTAAGCTACACTAAGCGATGCAATTGGCAGAATATTAGTATTTAATCATGTACTACTAAAAAGAGATTATAGATTATTCCCTACTTAGTATAGTAAACTTAACTCCCGCTGGGTTACAACAAATTCTCTTATTTCATTCAGCTAATATTACCCGTCATCAActaattctcaaaaaatttcaCCGGGACATTTACTAATTAGAACTTGATTATAACAATGAGATCTAGTTTTACCTTTTGCTGATAAATTTAATAACCAAGCGGGATTTAGCCAAGCTAATTGCACCATCAAACAAATTTTATCCCAATTCCACGAAAATTTCACAACATCTTGGTGATCAAGATTGAAAATATCGTTCATTTTTCTCTggtaataaacaaaaaatccataaattttgataaatacaTTCTGAAATTTAGAGAGCAGTAATAGTGAATGTGTTTTAGACTGAAAAGatcatttcttcaaaattttctataataTTCATATTGCCAAATatctaaattattttcaaaattcaaataaattgatcGATTCTTATCCTCATATCGCATAAGATTCCggaattctgaatttttcgtgaaatctagaatttcatgatttttttattcccaaatAGCATTCAGTGCCTTtatcctgaaaattaataatcaattgtccatgaaattttatgtttttttaacaCTGCGAGAGAAATAGATATGAAACAACTACGTGTGCATTGCAATAATACAATCATTTATTCTATTAGATGATATTTACAgcagaattgaaaaatgcatCACATTTATATTTCAAGCTCAAAAACATtaatatgaattattaattttccctcCATCAACTTTTTTCCATCCAACTTCACAGTCttcgtttgttttttcatATGTTTATGCAATTACCCCTCAATTAACAGTATTGATATTATTTCCTCTAGAATAGACCGTATTTAATAACAATTCCTTTTGGTTACTTTAATAATCAATAGGctaatttatttctaattGCCTTTATAGGTAACctgagctttttttttattaaacttaTATATTTTAAGTCGAATGGTGACATAATATGTACTTGTTCATGAAAAACAGAGACAAAACTTTACAtattgcaatgaaaaatagtcATGAAGTGTAGCCATAAGCTCAGGAGACTGTTTGCGATAGGACCTCATTCAACTATaaagaaataatatttgacATTTAAATATTACGCATTTAAAAGTACGTATCACCTTTAGATATCCAATATCTTCTTTTCTTACTCATACAAACAATAAGGAGTTGAAGTAAATTTGTTCCTGTTCTTAAATTCTATCGAGAATTCTCCACCGATATTTGGCAAGTAATGTTTTCTACTACCGCATATATTGTTTACAGCGAcatgttattttcattatttccacGCATAGTAATGTTGAAATTTGCACAAATGTTCTTTTATGTAATAAGAGTGTAATTGATTAATATTCCCGTGATATGCaagtttgatttttaatttgaatcgTAATAATGATGAAACTTGAAAGTCACTAGTCGCAGAGGCATCCATTGAAATCTTATCCAACGTAAtagcctgtattttttttccttttaatgattttcaaataatacaATTGCGACCATGtcatttacataatttttttattgtacaatTGGGCTAATTTAGTCTGCGGCGTATatacttttaaaaataataacaataaaacataaaaaatcagattGTGAAAACTAAGCATGAAGTGCATGATgattaaaatatattgatcGATTTTATGGATCGCTTCGCTATCAGGAGTTTCAAGACGCAATCATGGGTCATCGCTTATTACAATTTCTAATATGACACTAGTtgaggaataaattttttaaggaTAATGTTGATTATGAATTGACCGAAATTGGTTTACCATAGCCAAGCCATTTTAATTGAACTCCTAATTTTGCAAAAACGCAAAGATACTTTGTCAGTTCCTCCTTATAAGCACAGAAAAGACATGTTATAGTGCGAACAATTTGAAGTCCTTGTATACACATAGTCATTCACGAGACAAGTCGTTAATTATTGTAAGCAGTGAAATGGGTCTGCCTCTCATCGccatttattattaatcttCATAATACTTCTATTACTAAACTTCATCCCTCGACAATGGAGCTAATGCGCAAATAAAATCGTATCTGCAGTAGTAAGATAGGCATTAGCAACTCAAAAAAAACCTGTACCCGGTCAATGTAATACactcgaaataattttcaaattaaatgcGGAGATCTAGGAAAATAACAGAATAgcgcaaattaattaatttataattacatgaaaaattgacagttttcATTGAGGACTAGAATCAATTGCGGCGTTATAGCCACCTACATGGTGAAAACAAAGTTCAGTAGCAATATTCGCAAAATTACATATAGTACGATTGTACTCATGGGAATTTTAGATGtaaaaattgattgagaaaaattaaaattcaatatgaTTTATGAACCTAAAATAAGCGCATGTTTAATTCAACAAGAAGCAATAGGAGGTTCAACTACTTaagaattgattaaaaatgtgaacagagattaaatattatattttaataatatttccgCGGTAATCTCAAATTATACATAGCCAGTATTTATCGGTAATATGTTAtggtttcaataattttttgttttccattTCTATAGTTAACGTTGATccgtaaaaaaattccttttaCTCCTTCTTCTAAATTTGCATCCACGCATAAGTATATTTTTCGTAATTCAAGATCGATTGTGTTGAAATTGTGACGTCacacaaagagagagagaaagaaattcGACCATTTACGAAACTattttattccattaatttatttgacaaaaaatttaaagCAAAGTATTAGATTGAATGCTTTGAAAGAAACAGGAACGAAGCATAAATAATAACCACTCATAAATACTTATATACCGTAACGCAATGAATGAACGATGCAACGTTTCTTAATTTATCAGCCTGGGCCTTCGTATACCAATTATGTAACAAATATTTCTAAACTCTAAATaagttaatgaaataattatgtttCTCTTTGTGCTTTTCAATATACGAAGTTtcggaaattttcttttaCGTAAAATTAGTAGTTTGTTGTTGACTGTAAACTAACATGGAAACTGGAAAGTTTTTAATATGCGTCTGCCATTGTGCTGAGAGTTGGAAGAATTTAACTCCATACCACTCAGTTCCATCGATTGTCactacataaatttaaaaagaatatatacatatggagatatatatttatatgtaTAGTCATATTTCCGAGTGTAATTACTTTATCTACAGACTTGACTAAGAACTTACCTCTCAAAGGAATATGGGTTTTTGCCGAACAAATTAATCTAGTGACACCATCCACTGTTTGATTCTTTGGctcattttctttctctttttctttcttcttgCCCAATCGCATgactaaaaacaaaaataatataaagttaatttgtatttaaaggagaaaatattttcaacataCTTTTTTGTTTCTTCTCTTTAGTTGTGTAATTCATTGACAGATATTGTCCAGGATTTTCTCCCACATTTGGTAACCTTTGAACGTGAAGTGCACGAAAGGCCTGTCGCAACGTACATTTTCCTTTGTCTCCTAAAGTAGACTTGCTCCAGTAATCCAACTGTAATTCAACTGGTTCCCACCCATCACGTGGCTGGCTCACATTTGGACTACTGGGTGGCGTTAATCTTCCAGGAGGTGGCACAATTGAAAGGCACATGGGCGGTAAAGAAGGTGGAGAACCAGACATTGCAATTCCACCTTCGTCAAGATCAACTGAAGCTGAAGCACTGCTTTCAGGGCAACCAACACGTACGTCATTAACAAATGGAATGAATATTTGACTACTgtcatctgtctctctgtaattgataaataaattaataaaaagctCATTGGTTAGTATCTATTACTGGTGTTATTATTATATCATTatccatttaattattaatcaattaattaataagttTGTTCACCTATATGTTACCATTGCTTCAGCAATTGGTAATAAGAGCGTCGGGCCCACATTAGCAAGATACTCAGAAACTCTAGCTGCTCCTTCCGCAGCCCCTCCGACGTCGCGCTCTAATAGTTCCTTCCATTCATCACCGAATAACATAGAGTACTTGTTGTCAACAGATGCTAGATATTTGGATAATGTATTTGATCCCAGTGGCACAATTAAAAATCTcaaataattttgccaatctgGTGGTCGAAAACTCAAAAGATCAACATAGTGTTTCAATATAGCATTAACAAATCCATCACCACCAGCAATGACTATTCTTATTGGAGATGGTGGTTTTGCAGAACTGTTGCAGAACTTTTGTATTCTCGCCATCAGACAGGTAAATGTTGCACGAATGTCTGCAGGTGATGCACTAGTTAATACCCTGATATGACGCTCTTGAAGACGAGCTGCAAGCACAGCACCACCTGCATCTGCCAATGACACAATAGCTATAGATTCCGGCAGACAGTCGTCTGGCAAAACTCGTACCAACTGCTCTACCAATGCCTTTCTCGGCTGAAATAATGGAAATTGTATTCATCATTTATCAGTCCAATGAATTGATTatctttcaatttaaaataataaactaaCTTCCAAACTATTCAATTCCATCGGAGGTTTTAGATCAACACTGAGACTATGCTTTTTAGACTTGTTACCCCCTGGGGTTCCTCGATCCCTGGCAAAAAGCCGACCTTTTCTAtcattattttcgtttttgcTAACATGCTGTCCTTCAGACTTTGGAGGCGAACCTGTCACTGCGCTTGGCCCATCGTATGCCTCATAATCCGTCCAATTTTCTGGATGTGAGTCACTGTCTGCACGTCTTGAGCTGTCATCACTCTGTCTATCGGCACATCTTTCTGTAATATGCTTCATGTCAAGTAATAATCTCTAATGATGACAAGAATATAGGTTTCGGCTATATCAAAGATGGCTccgtttttcaattattaatacACCAAGGAGATGTCAATGcattaatatatatttatgattatttatttcaataaaacgATTCTAAAGGCATTAATCTAATGTCAAACCTACTTGGTTTAATTTAAGTACACTAAAACATTAAGTAATTAAACTTgggaagaaagaaaaacaatCACTTACATAATAACGAATAGAATACAGTCTAACGTTACGAATACATTACTGAATTTGATAGATAAACAAATACCAATAAATACATAGAGTGAAAAAGAGCATACGTACGTTTGTAAGTAGAGATATAGAGACTTCAGTTTCATACATAACTTTCTTTGTCAGttagtgttttttttcttagttTGTTTTTTGGGAAAATCATTCATTACGTTTAATTGATGATGCGATTCTTAAAGTCACTTAGTGTGTATATGttctaaaaagaaaataaagcaAAAGAAAACAATCCAAATGGAACCTAATGCATGCTGACAAATTCTGTGCTCAGCGAATACGACAGGTAACTATAGATGaatattatttcatgaaaaaaattaaaaagaaacatAAAACAAAAAAGTTTGAAACGCAAAGACGGGCTTCCAGGgaacgaaaagaaaaatatattttgataaatattttacaataatATTATACAGagattctttttctttcttcaataattagaatgaagaaaatgaaCTAAGCCTTTTTGAATATCACCCTTTTGAAACCACATAACAGTTAGAAACGATAAGAAGATTTCATAGTTAAAAGCACAAATGATTGACTTGATaatagcgaaaaaaaaacaattgaatatACAAGGATAAACGTAGTTGTCTCCTGCCAGGACAATTCAGGCATTGGAGATTCGTCAACAACCGTGAAAATGTAACTGTTTTTGGAACGATATAACTtttctttagaaaaaaaaagcaatgcaataaaattgtcGAAATTTACCACTCAAACTGAATATTGAGTCAAGAATTATACCATGTGTTATTCCATTGAGTTATAGATGATGATAAAAATGGGATTATGATTATACTTTGcggatgatgaaaaaaaaatacatatatatattaataaatatatatatatatcatatttttttttcctgagagagagagcgagagagagagagagaaaaaaaaaatactgtgatAAAAGAAGAATGGAGCATTAGCTGGAATATTGGTGCCCATGCTTATAATCGAATGACAGTTTCCAAACTGTCAATTAATCTCATCCtcgatttaatatttattcacttaTTTATTCTTTCACAATTATATACCTGGTGTAGTGTGTCCAACACGTGACTTCTCTTTAATAGACTGTCCAGTTGTTGGCTGTGATACTGTAGTAATTTGCGTTGAGTTCGTTCCACTCTCCTCCTTGGTAACTACTATCGAATCGTACCATGCAACAGTGCAAAGCCAATCccactttattttattaattatttttccatgaattgaaaaacatttttgatgtTTATTAATCCGTTTCATCTATCCAATTCAACCGAAAAAGTCAAGAGGATgggcgggaggggggagggggacgaAAATATGTATAAACAATATGATGCACTAAGTTTTGTCAGTcatttgttttcattgtttattattaccataattattatcattattattattgtaattattatgAGTTTCTTTAGATATAAATCAATGGAGTCAAATCATGcttaaatattttgaaatgttctggaagaaaatgaaatgatatgcaaaaataataataaatagataaaaaaaaattgtaggccGGCTGTTGTCAATAACGTGCCTCAAATTCTACAAAATACGAGCGGAGCTGTTCTGGGCGGACGttacattgaaaaactaaaactCACCTGAGTTGGAAGGCGCCAAGAGAGATCGACTAGAACTGAAGAATGGTCGGAGAGAAGGTTTTGGTGTACTACTCACAGACATTGTGTCTAATTCTGGACCACTGTCCGATAAATCTTCCAACTCATCAAAAAGTTCTTCAATTTCCATATCTCCGCCTATAGATGATTCATATAAAATTATATACACCGATGAATCGGATATACATGATGAAGATTTGCTTCATTAAAATCATGATCATCTTGTTCACCTGATAACTTTTGACCAATTTCCTCTTGATCATGTTCCAATTCCTCTGATACTCTAAATCGTTTTAATAGAGCAATAAATTTTTGCTTTAAATTTCTTTgctataaaaaatgaggaaataaaaatttaatatgttTACAAATGATTTAATC
Coding sequences within it:
- the LOC135162782 gene encoding phosphofurin acidic cluster sorting protein 2 isoform X3; translation: MKWLCTLTLTRLVTLRPLGADLASISIAVKMQSSKRTLRSNEMSIPSGGMLDTELELQFALQYPHFLKRDGNKLLILLQRRKRYKNRTMLGFKTLAEGVINMAQVLQKQMDLELELVSDKAEKYGGSSVVLAKISVVALCSQPVDQDKRLINDASERLCPEYSDDEEEFSSEAEVEGSDSEPTLEVHRRKSRSKMPANARQRNLKQKFIALLKRFRVSEELEHDQEEIGQKLSGGDMEIEELFDELEDLSDSGPELDTMSVSSTPKPSLRPFFSSSRSLLAPSNSVVTKEESGTNSTQITTVSQPTTGQSIKEKSRVGHTTPERCADRQSDDSSRRADSDSHPENWTDYEAYDGPSAVTGSPPKSEGQHVSKNENNDRKGRLFARDRGTPGGNKSKKHSLSVDLKPPMELNSLEPRKALVEQLVRVLPDDCLPESIAIVSLADAGGAVLAARLQERHIRVLTSASPADIRATFTCLMARIQKFCNSSAKPPSPIRIVIAGGDGFVNAILKHYVDLLSFRPPDWQNYLRFLIVPLGSNTLSKYLASVDNKYSMLFGDEWKELLERDVGGAAEGAARVSEYLANVGPTLLLPIAEAMVTYRETDDSSQIFIPFVNDVRVGCPESSASASVDLDEGGIAMSGSPPSLPPMCLSIVPPPGRLTPPSSPNVSQPRDGWEPVELQLDYWSKSTLGDKGKCTLRQAFRALHVQRLPNVGENPGQYLSMNYTTKEKKQKIMRLGKKKEKEKENEPKNQTVDGVTRLICSAKTHIPLRVTIDGTEWYGVKFFQLSAQWQTHIKNFPVSMLVYSQQQTTNFT
- the LOC135162782 gene encoding phosphofurin acidic cluster sorting protein 2 isoform X1 translates to MAERTKVTALANRPVPMKLFATWEVDRTPPNCIPRLCTLTLTRLVTLRPLGADLASISIAVKMQSSKRTLRSNEMSIPSGGMLDTELELQFALQYPHFLKRDGNKLLILLQRRKRYKNRTMLGFKTLAEGVINMAQVLQKQMDLELELVSDKAEKYGGSSVVLAKISVVALCSQPVDQDKRLINDASERLCPEYSDDEEEFSSEAEVEGSDSEPTLEVHRRKSRSKMPANARQRNLKQKFIALLKRFRVSEELEHDQEEIGQKLSGGDMEIEELFDELEDLSDSGPELDTMSVSSTPKPSLRPFFSSSRSLLAPSNSVVTKEESGTNSTQITTVSQPTTGQSIKEKSRVGHTTPERCADRQSDDSSRRADSDSHPENWTDYEAYDGPSAVTGSPPKSEGQHVSKNENNDRKGRLFARDRGTPGGNKSKKHSLSVDLKPPMELNSLEPRKALVEQLVRVLPDDCLPESIAIVSLADAGGAVLAARLQERHIRVLTSASPADIRATFTCLMARIQKFCNSSAKPPSPIRIVIAGGDGFVNAILKHYVDLLSFRPPDWQNYLRFLIVPLGSNTLSKYLASVDNKYSMLFGDEWKELLERDVGGAAEGAARVSEYLANVGPTLLLPIAEAMVTYRETDDSSQIFIPFVNDVRVGCPESSASASVDLDEGGIAMSGSPPSLPPMCLSIVPPPGRLTPPSSPNVSQPRDGWEPVELQLDYWSKSTLGDKGKCTLRQAFRALHVQRLPNVGENPGQYLSMNYTTKEKKQKIMRLGKKKEKEKENEPKNQTVDGVTRLICSAKTHIPLRVTIDGTEWYGVKFFQLSAQWQTHIKNFPVSMLVYSQQQTTNFT
- the LOC135162782 gene encoding phosphofurin acidic cluster sorting protein 2 isoform X4; translation: MAERTKVTALANRPVPMKLFATWEVDRTPPNCIPRLCTLTLTRLVTLRPLGADLASISIAVKMQSSKRTLRSNEMSIPSGGMLDTELELQFALQYPHFLKRDGNKLLILLQRRKRYKNRTMLGFKTLAEGVINMAQVLQKQMDLELELVSDKAEKYGGSSVVLAKISVVALCSQPVDQDKRLINDASERLCPEYSDDEEEFSSEAEVEGSDSEPTLEVHRRKSRSKMPANARQRNLKQKFIALLKRFRVSEELEHDQEEIGQKLSGGDMEIEELFDELEDLSDSGPELDTMSVSSTPKPSLRPFFSSSRSLLAPSNSERCADRQSDDSSRRADSDSHPENWTDYEAYDGPSAVTGSPPKSEGQHVSKNENNDRKGRLFARDRGTPGGNKSKKHSLSVDLKPPMELNSLEPRKALVEQLVRVLPDDCLPESIAIVSLADAGGAVLAARLQERHIRVLTSASPADIRATFTCLMARIQKFCNSSAKPPSPIRIVIAGGDGFVNAILKHYVDLLSFRPPDWQNYLRFLIVPLGSNTLSKYLASVDNKYSMLFGDEWKELLERDVGGAAEGAARVSEYLANVGPTLLLPIAEAMVTYRETDDSSQIFIPFVNDVRVGCPESSASASVDLDEGGIAMSGSPPSLPPMCLSIVPPPGRLTPPSSPNVSQPRDGWEPVELQLDYWSKSTLGDKGKCTLRQAFRALHVQRLPNVGENPGQYLSMNYTTKEKKQKIMRLGKKKEKEKENEPKNQTVDGVTRLICSAKTHIPLRVTIDGTEWYGVKFFQLSAQWQTHIKNFPVSMLVYSQQQTTNFT
- the LOC135162782 gene encoding phosphofurin acidic cluster sorting protein 2 isoform X2, with the protein product MAERTKVTALANRPVPMKLFATWEVDRTPPNCIPRLCTLTLTRLVTLRPLGADLASISIAVKMQSSKRTLRSNEMSIPSGGMLDTELELQFALQYPHFLKRDGNKLLILLQRRKRYKNRTMLGFKTLAEGVINMAQVLQKQMDLELELVSDKAEKYGGSSVVLAKISVVALCSQPVDQDKRLINDASERLCPEYSDDEEEFSSEAEVEGSDSEPTLEVHRRKSRSKMPANARQRNLKQKFIALLKRFRVSEELEHDQEEIGQKLSGGDMEIEELFDELEDLSDSGPELDTMSVSSTPKPSLRPFFSSSRSLLAPSNSVTKEESGTNSTQITTVSQPTTGQSIKEKSRVGHTTPERCADRQSDDSSRRADSDSHPENWTDYEAYDGPSAVTGSPPKSEGQHVSKNENNDRKGRLFARDRGTPGGNKSKKHSLSVDLKPPMELNSLEPRKALVEQLVRVLPDDCLPESIAIVSLADAGGAVLAARLQERHIRVLTSASPADIRATFTCLMARIQKFCNSSAKPPSPIRIVIAGGDGFVNAILKHYVDLLSFRPPDWQNYLRFLIVPLGSNTLSKYLASVDNKYSMLFGDEWKELLERDVGGAAEGAARVSEYLANVGPTLLLPIAEAMVTYRETDDSSQIFIPFVNDVRVGCPESSASASVDLDEGGIAMSGSPPSLPPMCLSIVPPPGRLTPPSSPNVSQPRDGWEPVELQLDYWSKSTLGDKGKCTLRQAFRALHVQRLPNVGENPGQYLSMNYTTKEKKQKIMRLGKKKEKEKENEPKNQTVDGVTRLICSAKTHIPLRVTIDGTEWYGVKFFQLSAQWQTHIKNFPVSMLVYSQQQTTNFT